GCAATCTGGGTGTTTTTATGGGTCAGACTATGACTCTAGACCAGCATGTTAACAGTTTGGTTCATTCTTGCTTTGATCAGCTGAGAAACATTGCCAAACTCAAACCCATTGTCCCAAGACCTCAGttgaaaataatcattcatgcatttatttcttCGCAACTTGATTACTGCAACTCACTTTTTACCTGTCTAAGCAAAACTTCCATAAACCTTTTAAAGTTGTACAAGATGCTGCTGCCAAATCTTTGGCCAAGTCCACTAAAAGATCTCATGTATCACCAATCCTTATGTCTTTACAATGGTTGCCCATACAATTCAGAATTCATTTCAAGATCCTGGTAATCACATTTAGAGCCCTGCATGGTGAGGCACCAACCTACATTCAAGAGCTCCTAATGCCCTGTAACACAAGTAGGACTCTGAGGTCCACTGGCCAGGGTTTGTTAACTGTTCCTTGCATCAGGCTAAAGACAAAAGGAGACTGACTGTACTTTTGAAGTAGTAGCTCCTACCCTCTGGAACTCTCTTCCATTGAACTTACGTAATGTGGACACagttgacacatttaaaaaacagttaaagatTCATTTGTTTAAACTTGCTTTTAAGCTGACTTAAAAGTGTGTGCTATTTTATATTCTATGTTTCGCCCCCAGcttgctggctggctggctgtttttgtttttgtttttctgtcattttgttgtgAAGTACTTAGTGATTTTCTGCTCTTTAAagatgctatataaataaacgtAGAGGTTTAGCACTAAGTTCCTGGGGGTGAACATCTCGGATATCATGACCTCTTCTGGACCACAGACACTATAGCACTCACTAAGAAGGCACAACAACACCTGTCTTGAATGGgcattttttctgttgttataGTTTTCTCTGTTGCACTAGTAGTTAGGATGAGGAGAAACAATATTTCACACCTCTGTATGTTTTTAACATATTGTGGAAGTGACAATAAAGTTGACCTAAGACctaatgctgagctgaagtcaacaaacagcaccCTGACACAGCTGTTCTTATtgtccaggtgtgtgaagactgagtggagggcagtagatatggcatcTTCTGTGGATCTTTTGGTTCagaaagcatactggtgagggtccaggctggcagggatgttatctttgatgtgctggagaaccagtttctcaaagtACTTCACCAGGATTGGGGTGAGAGCTACAGGGCGGTAGTCATTaagactagacacagcagacctTTTAGGAACAAGAACGatgatggctgtcttgaggcaggagGGAACAGCCTCCTGTTAGcatgagatgttaaaaatgtcagcaataacatcagctagctgatcggcacatgtttttagtacacagccaggtatattatctggaccagcagccttATCTATAATCAGTTTAGTTGGATTTCTCTCACATCAgctgtggttactgacagtggCTGGTCCTCTGGAGGCGGAGTAGACTTCACAGTCTTTGAGCATAAAATTATTTATGCTTCTTTGTCACTTGTCCGAAAGGCAGCTTTTTTGGCTCTGGATAGAGCCCTCATCTCATCCTTCCCGTCCTTCAGGTTGAGGAatgattttattgtcttttttcaatCCTGAGGTGGGACTATGTCTGAAAAGTAGCCTGACTTGAACATGCTAGTCTTGAGCGAAGTTTCTATGGTAACTTAGGCTAGACTTATTTAAACCTCCATTATCAAACataattttttgaaaaataagtcACAATCACTAGCCTGGTTTAACAGCCCTCAGCTTTCAAACATACAGGTCTTTATTCATTAGCCGCTGTACTTTGTTCTGTTCAGTGTAAGAAAGGCTTGTCTTCATGAAGGAAGGCTGACAGACACTCATATTTGGTCCATCCTAGTTAAAGGAGAGAAGGGTTTTTTTCCTATTACCCCAGTTAGCTGAGTAATTTCTGGGAAGGGTATTCTAattgaaatgattaatttgGGAAACCTAATTATGTTTCTATGTTAAAActcattgcaaaaaatattcaatacaAAAGGGAAGATGTAGAACAAGACTCCAGGGAGACAGGAGAAGTGTGTCACTAGGTGGTAGTAGCTACAGAGCTGCTTCTGACTGTTAAGCTGACATAGGTGATTGATGTGGGGATGTAAGTTACAGTGACAGCCCTTCACAGAGCAATGTGTCAAACATAGCTGTGTTTGAATAGATCATTTACGAGATTATTGTCCACATGTTCATGATACAAATAGCTTACTTACAGGAACCAATCAACTGCAATGATaagagtgatgtcatcagtgggAAGTCCTACAGAGGTCAGTACAATCACCATGGTGACCAAGCCTGCCTGTGGGATGCCAGCAGCTCCAATACTGGCTGCAGTGGCTGTAATACTGTAGAGAAACACACAGGCATACACAGATGAGAGATTGTATTTATTGATATCAGAATAAGTCTCTGTTGTTGTcctcttttgttattttttaccTGATGGTAATGATTTGACCAAAGTTCATCTCCATATTGTTGACCTGGGCGATGAAGATGGCTGCCAGTGCCTCATACAGAGCTGTTCCATCCATGTTGATGGTGGCACCGACAGGCAGCACGAAACGAGTGATTCGCTTGtcaattttgttattttcctccAGACATTTAAAGGTGACCGGCAGGGTGGCTGAACTGGAACGTGCAAGAATTAAAACAGTTTGAGGGAACAGTGATACATTACTGTGGAGATTATGAATGACTTTGTTTGAATATTATCGTATAATTCTGCATAAAGATTCATAGTCTGACTTTTAACTTGGTTCCCTTTTCTCTGAGCTATGCGATTGCATCTAGTTCAAATGCACTTCACTGTATCAGTACGTGCCCATTTCACCATTCATAATGCCATGTTCTGTGCAGTTCTTCTACTGTCAGTTTAGTAATATTGCAGCAGCCAACTATCTGTGACAGTTATCAGTGGCAGAAGTAATGTGCTGTGTATCATAGCTGACAGTACTTTCAGTCACCAATGAGGACCTCCACTGTTAAAGCTAACGATTCAGTCAGTGATGATGACTTAGTAGATTAACTTAGTCTGAAAACCAGGACAGGAGTCACAGATTTTGTTTCAAAGtaactctctctctgtgtgtgtgtgtgtgtgtgtgtgtgtgtgtgtgtgttctccagTCTGTGTGTGACCCGCCCCTCCCCTGTTATCTAATAATGTTCACCAATCACAGAAAGAGGCAAAGGGACCCatcttttaaaacaacaaacatcatatgCGTAATTTATGCCGGAATTCAAATGAGATAAATACATGAACTGTCTCTCGCAACGAACCACATATGCATATTTTAtgcatattatatatttttctgaaataaggtcccatgtgTGCTCTGTGcactttcttcatcagcagtaaGTTTTATAAAGTTGCCCAAAAACACACcttgtgttttggatttttcacCTGCAGTTccattttcacaacagcaggcAATGATCTGAACCAACGTGGTACCGAACCAGGTGGAAGTTCAGTTTTTACCAGTCTTTCACAAAACAATGGCCTACATTAAACAGGAGAGGCTGCACCACAATCAGTCTGCATTTCCAGTTTGGACATGGTGTTGATACCGTAAAAAGTCTTTTTAGAGAGCAGGTACTGGTATAGGTATAGATATACGGTAGGTATAAGTATAGGTTTACAGGTATAGATTGGCAGATTGACCACTAGTTAATCCaacagcagcagatgaaaaaataaatataagaaGTGCGAAAATGGGTCACCAATTTAGCAGCCTTTAATACACCTGAGTGGCCTGCCCAAGTAAGTCTGTGTGGCAAAACAATATATCATGTGtatgtgagagaaagagagcgtgCTGTGCAGTtccaaaaactgaaaatcaatTTCGGGCggccaatgttgatattgtaGCTTGCTGCCACAAAGAATCGAATGTATTCTTTGTGGCAATATCAATATCCAGTCAAGCCCAGAATGTTTTCCAATCAGTTTCATGGTGGAGATTGCTTTGAATGCTGAGgtgaaatcaacaaacagcattctgatgtatgtcaaaaatatcagtaatAACAGTAAATCGATCAGCTAGTTGatggtaatttttttttgtacaggGCTAGGGATGTTATCAGGCCCAGAAGCTTTACTAAAATCCCTACATACTTTCAAACATTTGATGCAGCCCAACAATTCTAACGCCAAAACGTTGTGGGTGGCCTGTTTGACAATTAGACGCTTAGTTTGAAGCATATTGATGCTTtcagcaaacacatttttatctgTCGACTGACCTAGGCTTGCTGTTTCCACCTGCTTTATGTCTTTATGCTACAAACAAGAGTAGATATCTAACTTTGAGTTTGGCTGCAGACAAGTGTAACTCCCAAAATCCAggactgtttgtttcagcaaTAAGTGTTGTTCAATTGTTGAATTGTGACATAGTTGGACATGACTCACCTTGAGGAGGTCCCCAGAGCTGTCACCAGAGCTTGCAGGAGCCCAGCAATAAAGATAAAGGGGTTTTGCCGAGTGATAGCAAAATAAAGAGTGGGCAGAATAATAATGGCATGGATCATCAAGCCAATGATAACTGTGATGACATACATGCCCAGCTGACCACCCATCTGTGTCAGATCATCCATCTCCACAATCTTTCCTGCAATCAGGAACAGAATACCAATAGGAGCATACctgacagaagaagaggaacagTGAGTTATTGAAGACACGTTATGgtaacatttgttcaacaagAAGCTCCTCCCACTGAAAATGAACTCTTACCACATGATGATGGCAACCAGGCGCATGATAGCTTCATTGAGGCTGTCAAAGAAGTCTCTTAGGAGCTGGCCCTGCTCCTTCATGTTGCCAATTATTAGACCAAAGCACATGGAGAAGACCACCAGCCCGAGAGCATTGACCCCGTTCACCTGACCCGGCACTGGGATCGCTTCCTCACGGGTGATTTCCATGATCTCCTGGGTGGCATTGGTTGAGTTGAAGAGGGTGTCATTCACCGTCACCGTCACATGGACCACTCGCTTTCCATATTTGGTTTTGAACTGGAGAATGAAAGAATTAGAGGATCAAGGTTATACCACCAGAGTTTGACAGCTGAAACAGACGCTAAATTACTGTTTTGTGTCCTCCTGGCTCATCCTTACTACTGGGGTATAAGTTTTCTCATTCTTTAAAATCTCCCACTCAACATTTTCTCTCATGGCACAATCAGGTCAGTATTATGACGAGGCATATCTCACCCTCAGCTTTACCAGTACAACGTTGAGTAATGAAGAGAGACAACAATGTGTTCTGTGTGTCAAAATAATACCTTTAAAACATTAGCTTTAAGATTAGCAAGTTAAGATGCCACTTAGAGACTACGGATCcagaaaatacagagaagaggaggtggcctacgacattacttatcacccacctacaatgctgtactgagttcccagccattcacacctgggctcacctagccctaacaatccacatgaaggccagtcgagtcaacgacccacaagtggccctaatgactctgaaactcagagctctcacgtgtccttaacaactctgtaaggacactcccacacagagtttaaaagcctgcaactcccctccagttagttagaactgaaggagcctcttggatgagaggtgaaacgtcttcaagaaactggagcacatccagttgcctacgtTACAGCACCTAGAAGAAAAGACTAGAGCGTGTGCAGGAGATTTTGTAGTGTATCAACTATGGGGGGGGTTGGTTGAGCATCTTAACCTCAGTGTCTGAGTTCATGTGTGtcaggaggggagagagagcaaaaagGATAAGgggaaggagacaaacagagtTTTGGAGCAAACACATTGACTTTGGGTTCAAGTGAAGTTCAAGCTGAAATGTTTTCGAGCTGTCAGGCTTTAAGATGGCTGGGGCCTTCATGAatcagttacagtcagtgtgtgGCCTCAGACCTTAACTCTGGCATGTTGTTGGATCTGTTATTCATTGGGACGTGATGAACACTGCAGGGGTTCACAGCTGCTTGCCACAAAATTACCTGTTTTGAGAGTTCATGAATACAAAGCACTGTCATTTTAATATGTGTTGATTGTAAAGCTCACCTGCTGTGTGCAGGCTTGGACCAGGTTTGgtggaaacatgtttctgaaaTGAGAAATCACACAGTGGTTAAGAGAGGATGCTGTGCAGTTACAGTCAGACTTTGGTAACATTATTGTTCTGCTATGCAGGCTACCTGATCAGATCTAAGAAGGCATCAGCAGGACTGACTTGCTCTATCTTCTGTTGCTTTCCAAACTCTTCCTTGGATCCTTTTCCTGGGTGGATGATGAGGACGATTATGATACCAATGAAAACTGCGATAAAGGTCGTGGTCATGTAGTAAATCACAGCTCTCATGCCCATCTTTCCCGAAGCTTTGCTGTCCAAAGCTGCCATTCCTAATGGACACAGGATGGGAATATAGTCAATATCAAAGTATCAAAACATGCtctttagaaagaaaaaaagctctgTCAGCACCAAGTCGTGTGTCAAAATTACATGTTGCAGTGTGTACGGCGGTTCTTTGCCGCCACATATTCCATAAATATCTTATATATCTGAACATGTTGAATGGATTGTGCCAAACTTTTAAGGTGCGATAAGATTtctaattaaaaacattcaaaaattaacaaaattattattaaaataacagttttgatgttatgatgtctacttactgtgttgcagagatttc
This portion of the Pagrus major chromosome 12, Pma_NU_1.0 genome encodes:
- the LOC141005907 gene encoding excitatory amino acid transporter 1-like, encoding MQRLREGIHIRTMKAKRKVEEISKEDIQAFLKKNAFVLFTVGAVVVGIALGFTLRPYKMTYREVKYFSFPGELLMRMLQMLVLPLLVSSLITGMAALDSKASGKMGMRAVIYYMTTTFIAVFIGIIIVLIIHPGKGSKEEFGKQQKIEQVSPADAFLDLIRNMFPPNLVQACTQQFKTKYGKRVVHVTVTVNDTLFNSTNATQEIMEITREEAIPVPGQVNGVNALGLVVFSMCFGLIIGNMKEQGQLLRDFFDSLNEAIMRLVAIIMWYAPIGILFLIAGKIVEMDDLTQMGGQLGMYVITVIIGLMIHAIIILPTLYFAITRQNPFIFIAGLLQALVTALGTSSSSATLPVTFKCLEENNKIDKRITRFVLPVGATINMDGTALYEALAAIFIAQVNNMEMNFGQIITISITATAASIGAAGIPQAGLVTMVIVLTSVGLPTDDITLIIAVDWFLDRLRTTTNVLGDSIGAGIVEFLSRHELRSKDVEMGNSVLEEKERKKPYKLISQDSDFENDKRAHSESNM